In the genome of Patescibacteria group bacterium, one region contains:
- a CDS encoding type IV pilus twitching motility protein PilT, producing the protein MNYSSLLKELLSATLTQKASDLHISVGHPPVLRIGGRLVFLVRRKKVSPEDSKGLAFELMTEKQQERFLKNKEIDFSYNFEGKARFRINIFYQRGDISSALRLIPAKIPTVEELNLPPILHEFIRPSQGFVLVTGPSSQGKSTTLAALVDEVNHTRAVHIITVEDPIEYVFEDDRSIIDQRELGRDTLSFAKALKSTFRQDPDVIMVGEMRDPVTISTAITAAETGHLVLATLHTNSASQSIHRIVDTFPGAQQGQIRAQLSGSLLGVVSQRLVPRIKGGLIPACEIMMNTPAIANLIRENKIHEMPLVIETSAEIGMVSLNRYLANLVRAKEIALDTAQNYSLNPAELRGLVRR; encoded by the coding sequence ATGAACTACTCATCTTTATTAAAAGAACTTCTTAGTGCGACCCTTACCCAGAAGGCGTCGGATTTACATATTTCAGTTGGTCATCCCCCGGTTTTACGAATAGGCGGCAGATTAGTCTTTTTAGTTAGAAGGAAAAAAGTTTCCCCAGAAGATTCTAAGGGACTTGCTTTTGAATTAATGACCGAAAAACAGCAAGAAAGATTTCTTAAAAACAAAGAGATTGATTTTTCTTACAATTTTGAAGGAAAAGCCAGATTTAGGATTAATATTTTTTATCAGAGAGGAGATATTTCTTCTGCTCTTCGTTTAATCCCGGCTAAAATTCCCACCGTTGAAGAATTAAATCTTCCCCCGATTTTACATGAGTTTATTAGACCTTCTCAGGGGTTTGTTTTGGTTACCGGTCCTTCCAGCCAGGGAAAATCTACTACTTTAGCTGCTTTGGTTGACGAGGTAAATCATACCAGGGCTGTTCATATAATTACGGTTGAGGATCCCATTGAATATGTTTTTGAGGATGACAGGTCAATTATTGACCAGAGGGAGCTGGGCCGAGATACTTTAAGTTTTGCCAAGGCATTAAAATCTACTTTTCGTCAGGACCCGGACGTAATTATGGTAGGGGAAATGAGGGACCCTGTGACTATCTCTACTGCTATTACTGCAGCTGAGACAGGCCACTTAGTTTTAGCTACCTTGCATACTAATTCAGCTTCTCAAAGTATTCATCGAATTGTTGATACCTTTCCCGGTGCCCAACAGGGCCAAATTCGAGCTCAACTTTCAGGGTCTTTGCTTGGAGTAGTTTCTCAAAGATTAGTGCCTAGAATTAAAGGAGGATTAATACCTGCCTGTGAAATAATGATGAATACGCCGGCTATAGCCAATTTAATACGGGAAAATAAAATTCATGAAATGCCTTTAGTTATTGAAACCTCAGCTGAAATAGGAATGGTTTCTTTAAATAGGTATTTGGCTAATTTAGTCAGGGCAAAGGAAATTGCCTTAGATACTGCCCAAAATTATTCCTTAAATCCAGCTGAATTGAGAGGCCTCGTTAGGAGATAA
- a CDS encoding right-handed parallel beta-helix repeat-containing protein, whose translation MRTKPITVILVSVVALLITVSVLANEELPELEPLMPGRIEGSGIYFKIEDSEYLNLVLKSNEEIKVVLESIPRMISLEIEATFSASSTLLTIEGLEPNKTYYKYQDSYKNEAVFISSENGSYSWTQDLTKSHHIWIQEGRGTIFINTDTILTSDLSESVEITADNISLDCNGHSITGSSTGYGVYLNNRKGVTIKNCNLTNFSYGIFLYSSLNIEIDKNDISNARYGIRLDYSPNNKLTNNIASSNIYSGICLMRSGDNILIDNTANLNKKHGIFLWEDSSHEYTNDNTLTNNTVNSNDDYGIFLYNSCNNTLTNNKVANNNHGLVVDSASYNNTLTGNLVSSNNYGIWLLRGARNNTLTNNTASDNHYYGIYLWWRISNSQINNNILSNNGVGIYLGNSSDNSIYHNNFINNWHHQAIIDHRGVNNLFDDGYPSGGNYWSDYIGVDLYSGPNQDEPGGDGMGDSLYTFLGGEDRYPFMEESGWGVPPVPSYNVAVILAEPNNISHDSSSTSAQPCKLLPEKTYPNGRSKEYYQDLVYCVADYNKENSFETIDLDFEIFDDNGNWFKTDKNEQDYLGKEHEFVAEAIDLATDKGVDLSDKDIIIVIHSGEAARTKEDIGKKLITMTWGLISQPLEYPPYKIIVAEDDFVGAWAHEIGHIIGALITPQNTITPDLYKMGNVGKWDVMAMGSRNDDGKNPPYMSSYTKEFLQWLNYDIHPKSAYGEYWINSLETSKSGDGVFRYNLSDDTDDLSPKYYILEGRNRNLETWDSSLPEEKALVLYKVDTRNYPEYGYAPDGVMNNQYRTIDIPFFDSILTPDGDSHLDMRNLVYITALSDEQTAEIYRIKSKIEKVDYDFFEDRFRGVILEPSSQFYQKIIQYLPFHHYPFRFELEYRKAFREHGALIELPHPDVARKQIIEEISVILASFVLLNLLLILLKIKVIPRLKSESRKRITQILLRIFWIICIVVFIILLYLYFFEMRTLADIFEYIIGTPGIETSTIVEDIKALEWGVVNFSFGLLILFIPLSLSLLFIDKVIISRWKLERGRGTIKTIFRIVWLITLVVFIIFIICFALPKISFSREIEESNTNTNIINPQPKGLSAPLLQSVFPDLDLHLYCEDGKHIGMNYETGEYEIQISGAMVSGDNQDAPEWIFIPEDITGCHFVVSSYDNQKFLEENPEIAQEIEDTTDGYDVYARYIDPATDIYTSTIISENIQPATELEHPISGTHDVTIEPGILLARVDLDPDTLNLKSKGKWLTVYIELPVDYDVNDINLESIKLNGQIPIETKPTEISDYDGNGIPDLMVKFDQSAVQAILEIGEEVEIVITGELIDGRLFQGSDIIKVISKGNQKEALAVVILACFAVGGLLVYRRRFRKINRVLNEKSE comes from the coding sequence ATGAGGACTAAACCAATAACAGTTATTTTGGTGAGTGTAGTAGCACTATTGATAACAGTGTCTGTGTTGGCTAATGAGGAGCTACCAGAATTAGAACCATTAATGCCAGGAAGAATAGAGGGAAGTGGTATCTATTTTAAAATTGAAGATAGCGAATACCTTAACCTTGTTCTAAAAAGCAACGAGGAAATAAAAGTAGTTTTAGAGTCAATTCCAAGAATGATAAGTCTGGAGATTGAAGCTACCTTTTCTGCTTCTTCCACTCTCTTAACTATCGAGGGGTTAGAACCAAACAAAACCTATTATAAATATCAAGACAGCTACAAAAACGAAGCTGTTTTTATTTCGTCTGAAAATGGAAGTTATAGCTGGACCCAAGATTTAACCAAATCCCATCACATCTGGATTCAAGAAGGAAGAGGAACAATATTTATTAATACAGATACTATATTAACTTCTGATTTGAGTGAGAGCGTAGAAATAACTGCTGACAATATTAGTTTGGATTGTAATGGTCATAGTATAACTGGTTCCAGCACAGGGTACGGAGTTTATTTGAACAATAGAAAAGGCGTTACCATTAAAAATTGTAATCTTACCAATTTCTCTTATGGCATTTTTTTATACTCCTCTTTGAATATTGAGATTGATAAAAACGATATATCAAATGCAAGGTATGGCATAAGACTTGATTATTCCCCAAATAACAAATTAACCAATAATATTGCCAGTTCAAATATTTATAGCGGAATATGTTTGATGCGCTCAGGTGATAACATCTTAATTGACAATACGGCTAACTTAAATAAAAAACATGGAATATTCTTGTGGGAAGATTCTTCTCATGAATATACTAATGATAATACCTTAACCAATAATACCGTAAACTCCAATGATGACTATGGAATATTTTTGTACAACTCTTGCAACAATACTCTCACAAACAATAAAGTTGCTAATAATAATCATGGATTAGTAGTAGATTCAGCTTCTTATAATAATACATTAACCGGTAACTTAGTAAGCTCAAATAATTATGGGATATGGTTGCTTAGAGGTGCACGGAACAATACCTTAACTAATAACACAGCTTCTGATAACCATTATTATGGCATCTACTTATGGTGGCGCATTTCAAACAGTCAGATTAACAACAACATATTATCGAATAACGGAGTTGGCATCTACCTGGGTAATTCCTCGGACAACAGTATCTATCACAATAATTTTATAAATAATTGGCACCATCAAGCTATTATTGATCATCGGGGTGTTAATAACCTTTTTGACGATGGCTACCCATCTGGAGGGAATTACTGGTCAGATTATATTGGAGTAGATTTATACTCGGGTCCAAATCAAGACGAGCCCGGAGGCGATGGAATGGGTGATAGTCTTTATACTTTCCTTGGTGGAGAAGATAGATATCCGTTTATGGAGGAGAGTGGATGGGGGGTGCCTCCGGTTCCAAGTTACAATGTTGCTGTGATTTTAGCTGAACCGAATAATATTAGTCATGATTCTTCATCGACTTCCGCTCAACCCTGTAAACTTCTTCCTGAGAAAACTTATCCAAATGGTCGTAGTAAAGAGTATTACCAAGACTTAGTTTATTGCGTTGCCGATTATAACAAAGAAAATTCTTTTGAAACAATCGATTTAGATTTTGAGATTTTTGATGATAATGGTAATTGGTTTAAAACAGATAAAAATGAACAAGATTATTTGGGCAAAGAACATGAATTTGTTGCCGAAGCTATAGATTTAGCAACGGATAAAGGCGTTGATTTATCTGATAAGGATATAATTATTGTTATTCATTCAGGGGAAGCTGCTAGAACAAAAGAAGATATAGGCAAAAAACTGATTACCATGACTTGGGGGCTTATATCTCAACCATTAGAATATCCTCCTTATAAAATTATAGTTGCTGAAGATGATTTTGTTGGAGCTTGGGCTCACGAAATTGGACATATTATTGGAGCATTAATAACACCCCAAAACACAATAACACCCGACCTTTATAAAATGGGAAACGTGGGGAAATGGGATGTTATGGCTATGGGCTCTCGGAATGATGATGGAAAGAACCCGCCGTATATGAGCTCTTATACAAAAGAATTTCTCCAATGGTTAAATTATGATATTCATCCCAAATCTGCTTATGGTGAATACTGGATAAATTCTTTAGAAACAAGTAAGTCCGGAGATGGTGTTTTTAGATATAATTTAAGCGATGATACAGATGATCTTTCGCCAAAATATTATATTTTAGAAGGACGAAACAGAAACTTAGAAACTTGGGACTCTTCTTTACCAGAAGAAAAAGCACTTGTTCTTTATAAAGTTGATACCAGAAATTATCCAGAATATGGCTATGCCCCAGATGGTGTAATGAATAATCAGTATCGAACGATTGATATTCCATTTTTTGATAGTATTTTAACCCCTGATGGAGATTCACATTTAGACATGAGAAATCTCGTCTACATTACCGCCCTTTCAGATGAACAAACAGCCGAGATATATAGAATCAAATCAAAAATAGAAAAAGTAGATTATGATTTCTTTGAAGATAGATTTCGTGGTGTTATTTTAGAACCATCTTCTCAATTTTATCAAAAGATTATTCAATATCTTCCTTTTCATCATTATCCATTTAGATTCGAACTTGAATACCGAAAAGCTTTTAGGGAACATGGGGCACTAATAGAACTACCACATCCTGATGTGGCAAGGAAACAGATAATTGAGGAAATTTCAGTAATATTGGCTTCCTTTGTTTTATTAAATCTTTTATTGATTTTATTAAAAATAAAAGTTATTCCTCGTTTGAAATCAGAATCCCGAAAAAGAATAACACAAATTCTCTTAAGAATATTCTGGATTATTTGTATAGTTGTCTTTATTATTTTGCTTTATCTATACTTTTTTGAGATGCGTACCCTAGCGGATATTTTTGAATATATTATAGGAACCCCTGGAATAGAAACTTCCACTATTGTAGAGGATATAAAAGCACTAGAATGGGGGGTAGTAAATTTTTCTTTCGGGTTATTAATTCTTTTTATCCCATTAAGCCTTTCATTGCTATTTATAGATAAAGTAATTATTTCAAGATGGAAATTAGAAAGAGGAAGGGGGACAATAAAAACAATTTTTAGAATAGTATGGCTAATTACTTTAGTTGTTTTTATTATATTTATTATTTGTTTTGCCCTACCAAAAATATCTTTTAGTAGAGAAATAGAGGAGTCCAATACCAATACTAATATTATAAATCCACAACCGAAAGGTCTTTCTGCTCCATTACTACAATCTGTTTTTCCCGATCTTGACCTTCATCTTTATTGTGAGGATGGTAAGCATATTGGAATGAATTATGAGACTGGAGAATATGAAATTCAGATATCTGGGGCGATGGTATCTGGCGATAATCAGGATGCACCAGAGTGGATATTTATTCCTGAAGATATAACTGGCTGTCATTTTGTAGTTTCCTCTTATGATAATCAAAAATTCTTAGAGGAAAACCCAGAAATTGCTCAAGAAATAGAAGATACTACTGATGGTTATGATGTTTATGCTCGCTATATTGACCCTGCTACTGATATTTACACCTCAACTATTATTTCAGAAAATATCCAACCCGCTACAGAACTAGAACATCCAATTAGTGGTACTCACGATGTTACTATAGAGCCAGGAATTTTACTTGCTCGTGTTGATCTTGATCCCGATACCTTAAATCTAAAGAGCAAAGGAAAATGGCTAACAGTTTATATTGAGTTGCCAGTAGATTATGATGTCAATGATATTAATTTAGAAAGCATTAAGTTAAACGGCCAAATTCCGATTGAAACAAAGCCAACTGAGATTAGTGATTACGATGGGAATGGTATACCTGATCTAATGGTCAAATTTGATCAATCAGCTGTTCAGGCTATTCTTGAAATAGGAGAAGAAGTAGAAATAGTAATTACCGGTGAGCTGATTGACGGAAGATTGTTTCAGGGTAGCGATATTATTAAAGTGATTTCAAAAGGTAATCAAAAAGAGGCTCTGGCTGTAGTAATTTTAGCTTGTTTTGCGGTAGGAGGATTGTTAGTTTATAGACGGAGATTTAGGAAAATAAATAGAGTTCTTAATGAAAAATCAGAATAA
- a CDS encoding prepilin peptidase: MGIFFYPIIFIFGLAVGSFLNCVIYRLAFPRGRSFCPYCKHILSWQDLIPVLSFFILRGKCRYCLKKISWQYPLVELATGILFILILNYELGIMNYEFFDFRTILNSLFLILTSCFLIIIFVYDLKHFIIPDKIIYPAIVITFLYNLILNSQFIIHNSIFAALGAALFFLFIVLVSRGRWMGLGDVKLAFFIGLFLGFPDILIALFFAFLIGAIIGVGLILAKRKTLKSEVPFGPFLVTGTFIALFWGPTIIDWYLNFVTYNL, encoded by the coding sequence ATGGGAATTTTTTTTTATCCGATTATTTTTATTTTTGGTTTAGCTGTAGGTAGTTTTTTGAATTGCGTGATTTACCGGCTTGCCTTTCCAAGGGGCAGGTCTTTTTGTCCCTATTGCAAACACATATTATCTTGGCAAGACCTGATTCCGGTTTTAAGCTTTTTTATTTTACGAGGCAAATGCCGTTATTGCCTGAAAAAAATATCCTGGCAGTATCCATTAGTGGAGTTAGCTACAGGAATTTTGTTTATCTTGATATTGAATTATGAATTAGGAATTATGAATTATGAATTTTTTGATTTTAGAACTATTCTTAATTCTTTATTCTTAATTCTTACTTCCTGTTTTTTAATAATAATTTTTGTTTATGACCTGAAACATTTTATCATCCCCGATAAAATAATCTACCCAGCAATCGTAATTACTTTTTTATATAATTTAATTCTTAATTCGCAATTCATAATTCATAATTCAATTTTCGCTGCCTTGGGCGCAGCTCTATTTTTTTTATTTATTGTTCTTGTATCCCGGGGTCGCTGGATGGGTCTCGGCGATGTTAAGTTAGCATTTTTTATTGGTCTTTTTCTTGGCTTCCCCGATATCTTAATTGCCCTATTTTTTGCTTTTCTAATTGGTGCTATAATAGGAGTAGGACTAATTTTAGCAAAAAGGAAGACCTTAAAAAGCGAAGTGCCCTTCGGACCATTTCTGGTAACCGGCACATTTATTGCTTTATTTTGGGGTCCAACAATTATTGATTGGTATCTTAATTTTGTAACCTATAACCTATAA
- a CDS encoding prepilin-type N-terminal cleavage/methylation domain-containing protein, producing the protein MTKKYRGFTLIELLVVIAIIGILASIVLVSLTTARSRAYDAEIKSELSQVRADAEMYFIDNDTYVAYSVPGTLLPPDCSNDSLYQVGTSATAYAAWAGLCSTTANDWCVDSAGMSKEVTGGVTAGATVCP; encoded by the coding sequence ATGACTAAAAAATATAGAGGATTTACTCTGATTGAATTATTAGTGGTAATTGCTATTATTGGAATTCTTGCCTCAATCGTTTTGGTTTCTTTAACTACTGCTAGATCCAGGGCTTATGACGCTGAAATAAAGAGTGAATTATCTCAAGTAAGAGCTGATGCAGAAATGTATTTCATTGATAATGACACATACGTAGCCTATAGTGTGCCAGGCACTTTACTTCCTCCAGATTGCAGTAACGACAGTCTCTATCAAGTTGGCACAAGTGCTACAGCATATGCGGCTTGGGCTGGCTTATGTTCAACCACTGCAAACGATTGGTGTGTTGATTCTGCTGGAATGTCTAAAGAAGTAACTGGTGGGGTAACTGCTGGCGCAACTGTTTGTCCGTAA
- a CDS encoding type II secretion system protein: MKSFTLIEVLVVVTIIALLISINLVAIGHYQDKARDTAIAAGLSQVRKVAAMIYTDENSYEFICAADNTLNDSYPALKMIEDDVNKFTGENPTCYSERTAYCVQSSLLSAGGGYFCIDSTGFADKIDGDYCTGTSKNCSP; the protein is encoded by the coding sequence ATGAAATCCTTCACTTTAATTGAAGTATTAGTAGTGGTTACTATCATAGCATTACTCATTAGTATTAATTTGGTTGCTATTGGCCATTATCAAGATAAGGCTAGGGACACAGCAATTGCAGCTGGTTTGAGCCAAGTAAGAAAAGTGGCAGCAATGATTTATACTGATGAAAATTCTTATGAATTTATCTGTGCTGCGGACAACACTCTTAATGATAGCTATCCGGCTCTGAAAATGATTGAAGATGATGTTAATAAATTCACTGGTGAAAACCCTACTTGTTATTCTGAAAGAACTGCTTATTGTGTTCAATCATCTTTACTTTCAGCTGGTGGAGGTTATTTCTGCATAGATTCTACTGGGTTTGCCGACAAGATAGATGGAGATTATTGTACAGGTACTAGTAAAAATTGCTCTCCCTAA
- a CDS encoding type II secretion system F family protein: MKFNYQARDETGEIQSGVVEASNREAAFNVLKTHGLYVTALEEITAVPIYARKLKIFERVTKKDIVLFSRQISIMFKSKVPVVETLQTIAKQTRKSTLREKILKIAGKVEGGTPLSGALNIYPKLFSPFYINMVKSGEASGKLSDVFMYLADYLEREHSFHGKVKGALVYPFFILFVFLAVVTIIMVYVIPQLAEVLKETEQELPLVTRVVMAISDFLKTQGIIAALIFLGLIVALVRFVRSKAGKKFFDRNLLKLPLLGGFLKKLYLARCALNLSTLISGGLPIAQALEITGEVVGNNLYKEVILKTRDEVKRGEPISSVLERYPNLIFPLFYQMVMVGEKTGTLDSSLMNVVEFYQRDVDRALDGFIKLLEPIFIILLGGVVAGLMGAVLMPLYSIGVV, translated from the coding sequence ATGAAATTTAACTATCAAGCGAGAGATGAAACAGGAGAAATTCAGTCAGGGGTTGTGGAAGCTTCTAACCGAGAGGCTGCTTTTAATGTTTTAAAAACTCACGGGCTTTACGTAACTGCTTTAGAAGAAATAACAGCTGTTCCTATTTATGCTAGAAAATTGAAAATTTTCGAGAGAGTTACCAAAAAAGACATTGTCCTTTTCTCTCGGCAAATATCAATTATGTTCAAATCCAAGGTGCCGGTAGTTGAGACCCTCCAGACCATTGCTAAGCAGACAAGAAAATCTACCCTCAGGGAGAAAATTTTAAAAATAGCCGGGAAAGTGGAAGGAGGAACACCTCTTTCTGGGGCCCTCAATATTTATCCAAAACTTTTTTCTCCTTTTTATATTAATATGGTGAAGTCCGGTGAGGCCTCTGGTAAACTGAGCGATGTTTTTATGTATTTAGCTGATTATTTGGAAAGAGAGCATTCTTTTCACGGAAAAGTAAAAGGGGCACTGGTCTATCCTTTTTTTATTTTATTTGTTTTTTTAGCGGTGGTCACAATAATAATGGTTTATGTTATTCCTCAACTAGCCGAGGTTTTAAAAGAAACCGAGCAAGAGCTTCCTTTAGTTACCCGGGTAGTAATGGCAATTTCAGATTTCTTGAAAACGCAAGGCATAATCGCAGCTTTAATTTTTCTTGGCTTAATAGTTGCTCTTGTCCGATTTGTAAGAAGTAAAGCGGGAAAAAAGTTTTTTGATAGAAACTTACTAAAATTACCTTTATTAGGTGGTTTCTTAAAAAAACTTTATCTTGCTCGTTGCGCTTTAAATCTTTCTACTTTAATTTCTGGAGGTCTTCCTATAGCTCAGGCCTTAGAAATTACTGGCGAGGTAGTGGGTAATAACCTTTATAAAGAAGTTATTCTTAAAACCAGGGACGAAGTTAAAAGAGGAGAACCAATAAGCTCAGTTTTGGAGAGATATCCCAACCTTATCTTCCCTCTTTTTTATCAAATGGTAATGGTGGGAGAAAAAACAGGTACTTTAGATTCTTCTTTAATGAATGTGGTAGAGTTTTATCAGAGGGACGTAGACCGGGCCTTAGATGGTTTTATAAAACTTCTTGAACCAATCTTTATTATACTTTTGGGAGGAGTGGTAGCTGGTTTAATGGGAGCAGTTTTAATGCCCCTTTACTCAATTGGAGTCGTATAG
- a CDS encoding type II secretion system protein yields MTCSTFHLIAKQLQGAKRLVRASSFKKKGFSLTEFLIVISIIGIFSAITFPNYRSTQQQLILQRSASKLAQNIRKVQEMAISAKECPPSICGGPGSIIPPGYGIYLKKDDLDYLLYADVNPAAGNEKYDSGNDKVVETIPLETGVEIKSVSPASMSINFKPPDPEVKISGTDTDDAAEAVITLVVEGTSFEKKIIVNKAGLIYVE; encoded by the coding sequence ATGACTTGTTCCACGTTTCACTTAATTGCGAAGCAATTACAAGGAGCGAAGCGACTGGTTCGTGCTTCAAGTTTCAAGAAGAAGGGGTTTTCTCTAACTGAATTTCTGATAGTAATAAGCATTATTGGTATTTTTTCAGCAATAACTTTTCCTAATTATCGCTCCACTCAGCAGCAACTTATTCTTCAACGCTCAGCAAGTAAATTAGCCCAGAATATAAGGAAAGTTCAGGAGATGGCAATATCGGCAAAAGAGTGTCCTCCCTCAATCTGTGGAGGGCCGGGGTCAATAATTCCACCAGGATATGGAATTTATCTGAAAAAAGATGATTTAGATTATTTACTATATGCTGATGTCAATCCAGCAGCTGGAAATGAAAAATACGATTCTGGCAATGATAAAGTAGTAGAAACTATTCCCCTGGAAACAGGAGTAGAAATAAAGAGTGTTTCCCCGGCCTCTATGAGCATAAATTTTAAGCCACCTGACCCTGAAGTAAAAATATCTGGAACTGATACTGATGATGCCGCCGAGGCAGTAATTACTCTCGTCGTTGAAGGTACTTCATTTGAGAAAAAAATTATAGTTAATAAAGCAGGCCTAATTTATGTGGAATAA
- a CDS encoding response regulator: MKQILLVEDDPFLVEIYTTKLKEAGFSVEVATDGNECLKKMKKKSPDLLLLDVVLPSFNGWEILREIKKDNKLNSLKVIILSNLGEKEEIEKGLKLGAVRYLVKAHYSPSEVVEEIKKILK, from the coding sequence GTGAAACAAATTTTATTAGTTGAAGACGACCCATTCTTGGTAGAGATTTATACTACCAAACTCAAAGAGGCTGGATTTTCTGTAGAGGTAGCTACTGATGGAAACGAGTGTTTAAAAAAAATGAAAAAGAAATCTCCTGACCTCTTACTTTTAGATGTTGTTTTGCCCAGTTTTAATGGTTGGGAAATTCTTAGAGAAATTAAAAAAGATAATAAATTAAACAGTTTAAAAGTAATTATTCTTTCTAATCTTGGCGAGAAAGAAGAGATAGAAAAAGGATTAAAACTTGGAGCAGTAAGATATTTAGTAAAAGCCCACTACAGCCCAAGCGAAGTAGTGGAAGAGATTAAAAAGATACTTAAGTAA